The following proteins are co-located in the Vigna angularis cultivar LongXiaoDou No.4 chromosome 2, ASM1680809v1, whole genome shotgun sequence genome:
- the LOC108328597 gene encoding WUSCHEL-related homeobox 3, whose protein sequence is MSPAGSSRWSPTTEQLMILEELYRSGIRTPSASQIQQITTHLSFYGRIEGKNVFYWFQNHKARDRQKLRRKLTKQLQLQQQQLQLHHCQLTPDITNHFFAYSPSSSTQDFPFYNPPTFLFQGGSSNTSEQALNCAWNVHNLQSNLVAREDVTFYNNGWSTPVDVNNQPSSCCTSRPLKTLDLFPLTTTRTDEDCTAPPPKEL, encoded by the exons atgtCTCCAGCAGGTTCTTCAAGATGGAGCCCTACCACAGAACAACTCATGATCTTAGAGGAGCTCTACAGGAGTGGCATTAGAACTCCTAGTGCCTCACAAATTCAGCAAATAACCACACACCTTTCTTTCTATGGCAGGATAGAAGGAAAGAATGTGTTCTACTGGTTTCAGAACCACAAGGCTAGGGATAGACAGAAGCTCAGAAGGAAACTCACCAAGCAACTGCAGCTACAGCAACAACAACTCCAACTCCATCATTGCCAACTCACACCAGATATCACTAACCACTTTTTTGCTTATTCCCCTTCTTCTTCAACCCAGGATTTTCCCTTTTATAACCCACCTACCTTTCTTTTTCAG GGAGGATCTTCAAACACATCTGAACAGGCATTGAATTGCGCATGGAATGTGCACAACCTGCAAAGTAATCTGGTGGCGAGGGAAGATGTGACCTTCTACAACAATGGTTGGAGTACACCTGTGGATGTTAACAATCAACCATCTTCATGTTGCACTTCTCGACCCCTCAAGACCCTTGATCTCTTTCCACTCACAACCACCAGAACTGATGAAGACTGCACCGCTCCACCACCCAAGGAACTCTAA